One stretch of Chryseobacterium indologenes DNA includes these proteins:
- a CDS encoding tetratricopeptide repeat protein translates to MKQFIKICNNKYLNYSCLLLIFTSLLIIIYCFNTENGGEFSKMLASLILLQLLSFFAGSFLGFLFGFPSHNNNQFQEKYQRNSSLKEITSWLTKIIVGITLIEFKDIFHYLKYIIHNLSYSLSKDDSHTVIIAAIIGTYFILGFIVFFILSVTTIFEELVVNDKNIESILTVEAMNPNGLHIDNVNVFLNSDFSEMSQKDKQDILKYVATNGLDKLNYLMTKRLAKFLYAMEEYDSAAKAYEIAYNKNNDDKYCLLNACYIKSRFLKDFDNSNKKLRELIEFDPKFAPAHYNLACNYYREYLEFKDAPKTEYITALKRKAEDYLIAAFELDKGLYSYAKQDIVLNGIDIDDIFKRSKKEDSNNLNEIDNSDN, encoded by the coding sequence ATGAAACAATTTATCAAGATCTGTAATAATAAATATTTAAATTATTCCTGTCTTCTTCTTATTTTCACAAGTCTTTTAATCATCATCTATTGTTTTAATACTGAAAATGGAGGTGAGTTTAGTAAAATGTTGGCATCACTGATATTACTTCAACTTTTATCTTTTTTTGCTGGTAGTTTTCTAGGATTTTTATTTGGTTTCCCTTCGCATAACAATAATCAGTTTCAGGAGAAGTATCAAAGAAACTCTTCTTTGAAAGAAATTACTAGTTGGTTAACAAAGATAATTGTTGGTATAACATTAATTGAATTTAAAGATATTTTTCATTATTTAAAGTATATTATCCATAATTTATCTTATTCACTGAGCAAAGATGATAGCCATACAGTTATTATTGCTGCCATAATAGGAACTTATTTTATATTAGGTTTCATTGTGTTTTTTATTTTATCAGTAACTACAATATTTGAAGAACTTGTTGTCAATGATAAAAATATTGAATCTATTTTAACTGTTGAAGCTATGAATCCAAACGGACTACATATTGATAATGTTAATGTTTTTTTGAATTCAGATTTTTCTGAAATGAGCCAAAAAGACAAACAGGATATCTTAAAATATGTAGCAACCAATGGTTTAGATAAATTGAATTATTTAATGACTAAAAGACTTGCGAAGTTTTTATATGCAATGGAAGAATATGATTCTGCTGCTAAAGCATATGAAATAGCTTATAATAAAAACAATGATGATAAATATTGTTTGTTAAATGCATGTTATATCAAAAGTAGATTTTTAAAAGATTTTGACAATTCAAATAAAAAGCTAAGGGAACTTATTGAGTTTGATCCTAAATTTGCCCCAGCTCACTATAATCTTGCATGTAATTACTATAGAGAGTATCTAGAGTTTAAAGATGCTCCAAAGACAGAATATATAACAGCATTAAAAAGAAAAGCTGAAGATTATCTTATAGCTGCGTTTGAATTAGATAAGGGTCTATATAGTTATGCTAAGCAAGATATTGTTCTTAATGGCATAGATATTGACGATATTTTTAAAAGGTCAAAAAAAGAAGATTCAAATAATCTTAATGAAATAGATAATAGTGATAATTAA
- a CDS encoding ATP-binding cassette domain-containing protein — protein MKENIINYQGIKTNNLKNINLEIPKGCFWSIAGPSGSGKSSLAYGTIYAISQFEWDKISNSNSISIPNFTVDNYKNIIPAIALKQENFNVNPRSTIATFLKIDKDFRLLLSSANKVSPTIFSFNNPANYCSFCEGLGVEHSLSTNQIIDYTKSIVNEPFLPWKKNYKQKVLEKFADANGISVTAKLEDLKKEELEALLYGKSQNKYKVSYTISGKKRTREFYYLGLMTEMEALNNDRKHISNHKKVFDYTIMNTCSKCNGSRFSEKVLKYKYNGKSIGDMYLSEFSELLGFINDSLLIEKNSDLKRLLANIERTVSSMVNSNLSYLNLNRSIPTLSGGELQRIRLVNILTSQISGMLYIVDEPSSKLHVSEYNSILESLKNLRDNQNSVLVIEHNPYFLNRTEKTIYLGPGSGVRGGEIISPVNRDIPLDYKPRKCSEFLEFRDITRNNIQNLSIKIPFNCITSIYGPSGSGKSTLAKYISENYKESEFVNQKPIRGSIVSTIASYSGIFDDIRNIFSKISGKENSFFSFMNEEGQCSTCNGKGLIKYGLDFGKTEIEIVCEDCKGKRFNDSSLNVKYQDLSIYDILTLTIDTIIKDELFIKDTVLNNKLILLQKLGLGYLNLFRTTDSLSGGEAQRLKLTKFIGKKLKNKIFIFDEPLSGLSQWDAHNILQVFNELVLKGATVIFIDHNILGIEFSDYIIEMGPGKGKFGGKVTFAGDILKFKNTEIFKLYNSMR, from the coding sequence ATGAAGGAAAATATTATCAATTATCAAGGAATCAAGACTAACAATCTCAAAAATATTAACCTAGAGATACCAAAGGGATGCTTTTGGAGTATTGCCGGTCCTAGCGGATCCGGAAAAAGCTCATTAGCATATGGGACTATTTATGCCATTTCTCAATTTGAATGGGATAAAATTTCAAATAGCAATTCAATCAGTATTCCAAATTTCACTGTGGATAATTACAAAAATATCATTCCTGCAATAGCTCTAAAACAGGAAAACTTTAATGTAAACCCACGATCAACAATTGCTACTTTTCTAAAAATTGACAAGGATTTTCGATTGCTTTTATCATCAGCAAATAAAGTTTCTCCTACAATATTTTCCTTTAACAATCCTGCAAATTATTGTTCTTTCTGTGAAGGTTTAGGTGTGGAACATTCTTTATCTACAAACCAAATTATTGATTATACCAAGTCAATAGTCAATGAACCTTTTTTACCTTGGAAAAAAAACTATAAACAAAAAGTTCTTGAAAAATTTGCTGATGCTAATGGGATTTCGGTGACCGCAAAGTTGGAAGATTTAAAAAAAGAAGAGCTTGAAGCTCTTCTTTATGGCAAATCTCAAAATAAATATAAAGTTTCTTACACTATATCAGGTAAAAAAAGAACGAGAGAGTTTTATTATTTAGGCTTGATGACAGAGATGGAAGCTTTAAATAATGACCGCAAACATATTTCAAATCATAAAAAAGTTTTCGATTACACTATTATGAATACCTGTAGTAAATGTAATGGAAGTCGATTTTCAGAAAAAGTATTAAAGTACAAGTACAACGGAAAAAGTATTGGGGATATGTATCTTTCTGAATTTTCAGAATTACTCGGATTTATTAACGATTCATTACTCATTGAAAAAAATAGCGATTTAAAGCGCTTGCTTGCCAACATAGAACGAACAGTAAGCTCTATGGTCAACAGTAATTTAAGCTATCTAAATCTTAATAGGTCTATTCCTACTCTTTCTGGAGGAGAATTACAAAGGATTAGACTTGTAAATATTTTAACCTCACAAATCTCAGGAATGCTATATATAGTAGATGAGCCATCTTCTAAATTGCATGTTTCGGAATATAATTCTATTTTAGAATCTCTTAAGAATTTGAGAGATAATCAAAATTCAGTTCTAGTTATAGAACATAATCCATATTTTTTAAATAGAACCGAGAAAACTATTTATTTAGGTCCCGGCTCTGGCGTTAGAGGTGGAGAAATAATCAGTCCAGTAAATAGAGATATACCACTAGATTATAAACCTCGAAAGTGCAGCGAATTTTTAGAATTTAGGGATATAACTAGAAATAATATACAAAACTTATCTATTAAAATACCATTTAACTGCATAACCAGTATTTATGGCCCCTCTGGATCAGGCAAATCTACACTAGCAAAATATATTTCTGAGAATTATAAAGAATCTGAATTTGTAAACCAAAAGCCTATTCGTGGGAGCATTGTATCAACAATAGCATCATACAGTGGAATATTTGATGATATTAGAAATATTTTCAGTAAGATATCCGGAAAGGAAAATAGTTTTTTTAGTTTTATGAATGAAGAAGGACAATGCTCTACTTGTAACGGAAAAGGTTTAATCAAGTATGGTTTGGATTTTGGCAAGACAGAAATTGAAATTGTATGTGAAGATTGTAAAGGAAAAAGATTTAATGATTCTTCTTTAAATGTAAAATACCAAGATTTATCAATTTATGATATTCTAACACTTACAATTGATACAATTATTAAAGATGAACTTTTTATTAAAGATACCGTTCTAAATAATAAGTTAATTTTATTGCAAAAATTAGGATTAGGTTATTTAAATCTTTTCAGAACAACTGATAGCCTATCAGGAGGTGAAGCACAAAGACTTAAACTGACTAAATTCATTGGGAAAAAACTCAAAAATAAAATATTTATTTTTGATGAACCTCTGAGTGGGCTTAGTCAATGGGATGCCCATAATATTTTACAAGTTTTTAATGAACTAGTTCTCAAAGGTGCCACTGTTATTTTTATTGATCATAATATCTTGGGAATTGAATTTTCAGATTACATAATTGAGATGGGACCTGGAAAGGGTAAGTTTGGAGGGAAAGTTACTTTTGCTGGAGACATTCTCAAATTTAAAAACACAGAAATATTTAAGCTGTATAATTCCATGCGCTAA
- a CDS encoding HesA/MoeB/ThiF family protein, which produces MDQLSKLKLRPSVAIVAKSEYTEFFLSNIRKSIVLKMNVSISDLLFELDGSKTTSEWVAQKGFNTNEKNDLGKLLSFLNMHAILIDNDINYDEDYDIFPRVFTLLEDFFTSKSQVQQAFNRIKLAKVMIIGLGSVGSWVTQSLLMSGVKHFVLVDPDKVDLSNIHRQVGFTEEDIGKTKVSVMSNRLKEMNPNAIIECHEKWLDDDFFENTVVSDVDLIINCADYPTVDKTTMLIGEYCMKNKINHIIGGGYNLHQSLIGQVVIPNETACVECFRIHLDEINEIDTSNIHKLNNPARKVGSFPPLSSLSASITANEAFKILAGLNNMVMNNSRTEFMMRELNFSNLLMNRRSDCKWCGNEGKYYQLSRNQD; this is translated from the coding sequence GTGGATCAGCTAAGTAAACTAAAATTACGCCCCTCAGTGGCTATTGTTGCAAAAAGTGAGTATACTGAATTCTTTTTGTCAAATATCAGGAAATCTATAGTTCTGAAAATGAATGTTTCTATTTCAGATCTGCTCTTTGAACTTGATGGCTCTAAAACAACATCAGAATGGGTAGCGCAAAAAGGTTTTAATACAAATGAAAAAAATGATCTTGGAAAATTATTATCGTTTTTAAATATGCATGCTATTCTTATTGACAATGATATTAATTATGACGAAGATTATGATATATTTCCAAGAGTTTTCACATTATTAGAGGATTTCTTCACATCAAAATCTCAAGTTCAGCAGGCTTTCAATAGAATTAAGCTTGCCAAGGTAATGATAATAGGTCTAGGATCAGTAGGGAGTTGGGTAACTCAATCACTACTTATGTCCGGAGTAAAACATTTTGTACTTGTCGATCCTGACAAAGTTGACTTAAGTAATATTCATCGGCAGGTTGGATTTACAGAAGAGGATATTGGAAAGACAAAAGTTTCAGTAATGAGCAACCGCTTAAAAGAAATGAATCCAAACGCAATAATAGAATGTCATGAAAAATGGCTTGACGACGATTTTTTTGAAAATACAGTTGTGTCTGATGTTGACTTAATTATTAATTGCGCTGATTATCCCACTGTTGACAAAACAACCATGTTGATTGGTGAATATTGTATGAAAAATAAGATTAATCATATTATTGGTGGGGGATATAACTTACATCAATCTTTAATTGGACAAGTTGTAATACCTAATGAAACAGCATGTGTGGAGTGCTTTAGAATTCATTTGGATGAAATTAATGAAATTGACACTTCTAATATCCATAAATTAAACAATCCTGCAAGAAAAGTGGGTAGTTTCCCCCCTTTATCTTCCCTTTCAGCTTCAATAACAGCTAACGAAGCATTTAAGATTCTGGCAGGACTTAACAATATGGTTATGAATAATTCCAGAACAGAATTTATGATGCGAGAGTTAAATTTTTCAAATTTATTAATGAATCGGAGATCCGATTGTAAATGGTGCGGAAATGAAGGAAAATATTATCAATTATCAAGGAATCAAGACTAA
- a CDS encoding HesA/MoeB/ThiF family protein, translating to MINPNYIYSINQSVDVYRIGDDILEFYFINSRRRVTLKVTLSVIEIISTLNEKDTILEICLKNSIQFSTDVDAFLNYLLNENIIYCVTRREIEKKILPESDIERYDRQLNYFDSVFHKPSYEIQKRLQNEVVLIMGAGAMGSGIAVQLVMSGIKKIILIDKGKVTFDSLQRHFSFRNSDIGRSKVDALKDYLKRLDNNLICETHQTIVDYDTSLDKWIDKSSFVINTLDEPYIGITSLKIGRICYEKKIPMFVAGGFDAHLMSTGELIIPNKTPCVDCYTSYFSEILKDWTPQYNLAAIPDTEILKNKFEVGGLASMSLFSVSYAVMTILNYFATDTASHLGRGELLFDQLEINYLNITKNPNCLTCGSAK from the coding sequence ATGATAAATCCTAATTACATTTATTCTATTAATCAATCTGTTGACGTTTATAGGATAGGTGATGATATTTTAGAATTTTATTTTATTAATTCAAGAAGAAGGGTAACTTTAAAAGTTACCCTTTCAGTTATTGAGATTATCAGCACCTTAAATGAGAAAGATACCATATTAGAAATTTGTTTAAAAAATTCTATCCAATTTTCTACAGATGTGGATGCATTCTTAAATTATTTATTAAATGAAAATATCATTTACTGCGTAACAAGAAGAGAAATAGAAAAAAAAATTTTACCAGAATCTGATATTGAGAGATATGATAGACAATTAAATTATTTTGATTCTGTTTTCCACAAACCTTCATATGAGATTCAGAAAAGATTACAGAATGAAGTAGTTCTTATAATGGGGGCTGGAGCAATGGGATCAGGAATAGCTGTTCAGTTAGTCATGTCAGGCATAAAAAAAATAATTTTAATTGATAAAGGAAAAGTGACTTTTGATTCTTTGCAAAGACACTTCTCATTCAGAAATTCAGATATAGGACGTTCAAAAGTAGATGCATTAAAAGATTATTTGAAAAGACTCGATAATAATTTAATTTGTGAAACCCATCAGACTATTGTGGATTATGATACCTCACTAGATAAATGGATTGACAAGTCAAGTTTTGTAATCAATACATTGGACGAACCATATATTGGTATTACAAGTCTAAAAATAGGAAGGATTTGCTATGAAAAAAAAATCCCAATGTTTGTTGCTGGGGGATTTGATGCACACCTTATGAGTACAGGAGAATTGATAATCCCAAATAAAACACCATGTGTTGATTGCTATACTTCATACTTTTCAGAAATTTTGAAAGACTGGACCCCCCAATACAACTTAGCCGCTATACCAGACACTGAAATACTAAAAAATAAATTTGAAGTTGGTGGATTGGCTTCAATGTCATTATTCTCTGTAAGTTATGCAGTAATGACAATTTTGAATTATTTTGCAACCGACACTGCTAGTCACCTTGGAAGGGGTGAACTACTTTTCGACCAGCTGGAAATTAATTATTTAAATATTACAAAAAACCCTAATTGTTTAACGTGTGGATCAGCTAAGTAA
- a CDS encoding superinfection immunity protein has protein sequence MLAILTSTNQNTGEFPFVKIILFIYFIPTIIALFRVYILRFKFFSVLLINLFFGWTVYGWWLAFVKAFSSKSVIYLKNKSETIIVPDKYDQLDKLNKLHSSGVLNDEEFDAEKQKILNHKYK, from the coding sequence ATGTTAGCAATACTAACTTCCACGAACCAAAATACTGGAGAGTTTCCATTTGTCAAGATAATTCTCTTTATCTATTTTATTCCCACTATCATTGCTTTATTTAGAGTCTATATATTAAGATTCAAATTTTTCAGTGTTTTACTAATTAATTTATTTTTTGGTTGGACCGTATATGGTTGGTGGTTGGCATTTGTAAAAGCCTTTTCTAGCAAAAGTGTTATCTATTTAAAGAATAAATCAGAAACTATAATAGTTCCTGACAAATATGACCAGTTAGATAAATTAAATAAATTACACTCTTCCGGGGTTCTTAATGATGAGGAATTTGACGCTGAAAAACAAAAAATATTAAACCATAAATACAAGTAA
- a CDS encoding helix-turn-helix domain-containing protein, whose translation MEEKEFLKDEVLQKLGKRIKQIRIAKGYSSYEYFAYEHNISRAQYGRYEKGEDLRFSTLAKVIHAFGMTMDEFFSEGFEENEI comes from the coding sequence ATGGAGGAAAAAGAATTTTTAAAGGATGAAGTCCTACAGAAACTCGGAAAGAGAATAAAACAAATTAGGATCGCCAAAGGATATTCGAGTTATGAATATTTTGCTTATGAGCATAATATATCCAGAGCTCAGTATGGAAGATACGAGAAGGGGGAAGATCTTCGTTTCAGCACTCTTGCAAAAGTTATCCATGCCTTTGGAATGACTATGGATGAATTTTTTTCTGAAGGATTTGAAGAAAATGAAATATAA
- a CDS encoding TniQ family protein, whose protein sequence is MPYIQKLEKNIWAHYIPPYKNELFTSWFFRLSQAHRVKSHSFAKYYFGKEQLWNRDIDNSASDYLKKVIVENSPLLDQDVENLFLTSYETTLFEKKNINGNTLGILPLGIYHRKRKNKSLLYCPSCIGKKPYYKKAWRISISYFCTDCKILLKDSCESCGNGISFHRLEQGDKKKILIDSLSKCFWCQASLSLNLEAANNFQIFLQTKINSILKDGYSKEFQYSFSYFKVLHIILLLISRKHNTWGRLRNACEFEFGSLPLEDGNWYLWSIANRRILFEMAFKIIEDFSFFQFLIQKHNLRLSEFKKDLILPYSFEKLFKSL, encoded by the coding sequence ATGCCTTATATTCAAAAACTAGAAAAAAATATATGGGCACATTACATTCCACCATATAAAAACGAGCTCTTTACAAGTTGGTTCTTTAGGCTATCACAAGCCCATAGAGTAAAAAGTCATTCGTTTGCAAAGTATTATTTTGGCAAAGAACAGCTCTGGAATAGAGATATTGACAATAGTGCCAGTGATTACTTAAAAAAAGTTATAGTTGAAAATAGTCCACTTTTAGATCAAGATGTTGAAAATTTATTTCTAACTTCCTACGAAACAACCCTGTTTGAAAAGAAAAACATAAATGGAAATACTCTGGGAATTCTTCCTTTAGGAATTTACCACAGGAAAAGAAAAAATAAAAGCCTTTTGTATTGTCCTAGCTGCATTGGAAAAAAGCCTTATTACAAAAAGGCCTGGAGAATCTCAATTTCCTATTTTTGTACTGACTGTAAAATCCTATTAAAAGATAGTTGCGAATCTTGTGGCAACGGAATATCCTTTCATAGATTAGAGCAAGGAGATAAGAAAAAAATTCTTATAGACTCACTTTCCAAATGCTTTTGGTGCCAAGCTTCGCTTTCCTTAAATTTAGAGGCTGCTAATAATTTTCAAATTTTTCTTCAGACAAAAATCAATTCTATATTGAAGGATGGATACTCTAAAGAATTTCAGTACAGTTTCAGTTATTTCAAAGTACTACATATTATACTTTTACTCATAAGTCGCAAACATAATACTTGGGGAAGACTTAGAAATGCTTGTGAATTTGAATTTGGCTCACTACCTCTCGAAGACGGAAATTGGTACTTGTGGTCAATTGCAAATAGAAGAATTCTTTTTGAAATGGCATTTAAGATCATTGAAGACTTCTCTTTTTTTCAATTTCTCATACAGAAGCACAATCTACGATTAAGTGAATTCAAAAAAGATTTGATTCTTCCATATTCATTTGAAAAACTTTTTAAAAGTTTATAA
- a CDS encoding TniB family NTP-binding protein, with the protein MKHLTTKTKELVLNGSLEEKIFHLRKQKWIPYPNADKILAKLDDLKNYPTVDRMPNLLIVGETNNGKTALINRFYKKNNPYIREGEYDVVIAPVLVVQAPAEPDEKSFYNKILQILNAPIIKSESPDIKQRRIISLFKKLEVKLIIVDEIHHVLAGSPLKQRIFLNVLKYLSNELKIPIICVGIRDAFNVIQSDAQLANRFETVILERWKMNDVYLQFLVNYEALLPLENPSYLAENSMASRILAMSDGLIGEINTILVKAAELALNSGLNKIDHKILDNIEYVSPEDRKKILRRANL; encoded by the coding sequence ATGAAGCATTTGACAACTAAAACCAAGGAGCTTGTTTTAAATGGAAGCTTAGAAGAAAAAATCTTTCATTTAAGAAAACAAAAATGGATTCCTTATCCTAATGCTGATAAAATACTAGCAAAATTGGACGACCTTAAAAACTACCCAACTGTAGATCGAATGCCTAATTTATTGATTGTTGGAGAAACAAACAATGGAAAAACTGCATTGATTAATAGGTTTTATAAGAAAAACAATCCATATATCCGGGAAGGAGAATATGATGTTGTTATCGCTCCAGTGCTTGTTGTACAGGCACCGGCAGAACCCGATGAGAAGAGCTTTTATAATAAGATTCTACAAATTCTCAATGCACCAATAATAAAAAGTGAAAGTCCAGATATAAAACAAAGAAGGATTATTTCCTTGTTTAAGAAACTAGAAGTAAAACTTATTATCGTTGATGAAATACATCATGTTCTTGCAGGAAGTCCTCTTAAACAACGAATATTTTTGAATGTTCTAAAGTATTTAAGCAATGAACTAAAAATTCCAATTATCTGTGTAGGTATTCGCGACGCATTCAATGTCATTCAGTCGGATGCCCAACTCGCCAATAGGTTTGAAACAGTTATACTGGAAAGATGGAAAATGAATGATGTATACTTACAGTTCCTCGTAAATTATGAGGCGCTTCTCCCTCTTGAAAACCCGTCATATCTTGCTGAGAACTCAATGGCATCAAGAATTTTAGCAATGTCAGATGGTCTGATCGGAGAAATAAACACCATCTTAGTAAAAGCAGCCGAGCTTGCTCTTAATAGCGGATTAAATAAAATTGATCACAAAATTTTGGATAATATTGAATACGTTTCCCCAGAAGACAGAAAGAAAATTTTGAGGAGAGCTAATTTATAA